One Apis cerana isolate GH-2021 linkage group LG15, AcerK_1.0, whole genome shotgun sequence DNA window includes the following coding sequences:
- the LOC108000782 gene encoding phenoloxidase-activating factor 2, producing MFYILYAVLFVGILRNCILAQDTITFDSTTISSNQNTTSCCVLKNNCPSINPGIDFRIVNTGSNCSEGQVYCCSSNSQNLFDTTCGIRKISPSSHLQGQASYGAYPWQAALLTTNNNYIGSGVLITSNHVLTVAHKVTSYINGGLKVRLGEWDSQSTNEPYPYQDYSIKKISIHPELNSLNLQNDIAVITLNNTVPISSSPNINTACFPTAIPAANTKCWVSGWGKNAFGTNGKYQSIMKEVDVPIVDQSKCENDLRKTRLGQYFILNKSSFICAGGEQGKDACTGDGGSPLVCQNGNGQWQVVGMVTWGIGCATSNVPGVYINVYNYISWIKQQIN from the exons atgttttatatattatacgcaGTTTTGTTTGTGGGTATTTTGAGAAATTGTATTCTGGCACAAGATACGATTACTTTTGACAGTACAACCATATCGTCAA atcaAAATACAACATCGTGTTgcgttttaaagaataattgtcCATCTATCAATCCAGGAATCGATTTTCGAATTGTTAATacg gGTTCTAATTGTTCCGAAGGGCAAGTATATTGTTGTTCATCTAATTCGCAAAACTTATTCGACACTACTTGCGGTATCAGAAAAATCTCGCCATCTTCACATCTTCAAGGTCAAGCCAGTTATGGTGCATATCCTTGGCAAGCTGCACTTTTAACaactaacaataattatattggttCTGGTGTACTTATTACATCAAATCATGTATTAACTGTAGCTCACAAGGTAACATCTTACAT AAATGGTGGACTTAAAGTAAGATTAGGAGAATGGGATAGCCAGTCTACTAATGAACCTTATCCATATCaagattattcaattaaaaaaatatccatacaTCCTGAATTGAATTCTCTTAATCTTCAAAATGATATAGCAgtaataactttaaataatactgTTCCAATTTCAAGCAGTCCTAATATTAACACTGCATGTTTTCCTACAGCAATACCTGCAGCTAATACAAA atgttGGGTGTCAGGTTGGGGAAAGAATGCATTTGGAACAAATGGCAAGTACCAAAGTATAATGAAAGAAGTAGATGTACCTATTGTTGATCAATCAAAATGTGAAAATGATCTACGGAAAACTAGACTTGGACAATACTTTATACTAAATAAAAGTAGTTTTATATGTGCAGGAGGAGAACAAGGAAAAGATGCATGCAca ggTGATGGAGGTTCACCATTAGTATGCCAAAATGGAAATGGACAATGGCAAGTGGTTGGAATGGTTACATGGGGTATTGGTTGTGCAACTAGTAATGTTCCTggtgtatatataaatgtatataattatatttcatggattaaacaacaaataaattaa
- the LOC108000777 gene encoding protein cereblon, with amino-acid sequence MIMDANVDDDGTHSELENPENRQSNDEDYSEENTDETSISTESTFDLTLPTTHSYLGHNLEELRGRTILDDGLYVNLPLLVKQSVMLFPGQTLPMTVFDAQTIDMIRTCIENDRTLGVVCLGYDKMVPIGTTAEIYECMYDPDQGFRLKAKGRQRFKILRVIIQGYDKISAHVQVLPEITLGPPFLDERLASLDHLRIQPKSEEDFKKQERVENLDAIVTPWPAWVYRQYDPLRLSLKIRQRLQFIESKGSNIPEDPADLSFWVAQNLLLDDNERIVLLNYDCAISRLQREIKYLVEDKIFVCSNCDSYIGRQSHMFPMSKEGPQGTYCNPSGIIHETVTLYHAQGLALSDNPSINYTWFPGYAWTVATCKDCDNHMGWKFTAVQNNLKPKAFWGLLRKSLKSKEK; translated from the exons ATGATAATGGATGCCAATGTAGATGATGATGGAACACATAGCGAATTAG aaaatccaGAAAACAGACAAAGTAATGATGAGGATTATTCAGAAGAAAATACAGATGAAACATCTATATCTACTGAAAGTACTTTTGATTTGACTCTACCAACAACACATTCT tATTTAGGACATAATTTGGAAGAACTTAGAGGAAGGACAATATTAGATGATGGACTTTACGTAAATTTACCATTGTTAGTAAAACAGTCTGTTATGTTATTTCCTGGACAAACATTACCAATGACAGTATTTGATGCACAAACCATTGATATGATAAGGACATGCATTGAAAATGATCGGACATTAGGTGTTGTCTGTTTGGGATATGATAAAATGGTACCAATAGGTACAACTGCAGAAATTTATGAATGCATGTATGATCCTGATCAAGGTTTTCGTTTAAAAGCTAAAGGTAGAcaaagatttaagattttgCGAGTTATAATTCAg ggatatgataaaatatcagCTCATGTACAAGTTTTACCAGAAATAACTCTTGGACCACCATTTTTGGATGAACGTTTAGCATCATTAGATCATTTACGAATACAACCGAAAAGTGaggaagattttaaaaaacaagaaagagTAGAAAATTTAGATGCTATAGTAACTCCTTGGCCTGCTTGGGTATATCGGCAATACGATCCCTTAAgactttcattaaaaatacgacaacgtttacaatttattgagagta aagGAAGTAATATACCAGAAGATCCTGCAGATTTATCATTTTGGGTTGctcaaaatttgttattagatGACAATGAAAgaatcgttttattaaattatgattgtgCAATTTCAAGGTtacaaagagaaataaaatatttagtagaA gacaaaatatttgtttgttctAATTGTGATTCTTACATTGGAAGGCAATCACATATGTTTCCAATGAGTAAAGAAGGTCCACAAGGTACTTATTGTAACCCTTCTGGAATTATACACGAAACTGTAACTTTATATCATGCACAAGGTCTTGCATTGAGTGATAATccatcaataaattatacatggtTTCCAgg ataTGCTTGGACTGTCGCAACGTGTAAAGATTGTGATAATCATATGGGATGGAAGTTTACAGCAGttcagaataatttaaaacctAAAGCATTTTGGGGTTTGTTACGTAAAAGTTTGAAAAGCAAAGAGAAGTGA